The DNA window TGATTAACTACGCAGCATCtataccatactgtacaaaagatgacagatttgttttataatgagggagtcataaagaaaatcaCAGCCTTGGCTTTGCGCTAGTTTTCTTAgtcgccatttcaaaacaaatagGCTGATGGTTTAActgcgcggtactggaactagtcttgcgtttttcagcactggcgatgatgatgataatgacaataAAACAATGAAGCGTAATATAGCTAAAGGACCATTGTGTTAATTCCGTTACCTATACATGGGCAACATACAGGGATATTTTTCGAGATTggaatgatgttgatgatgatgataactttggtggtaatggtgatgaggGTGgtctgatgatgatggtgatggtgatggtgatggtgaagttgatgatggtgataatgatgatgatggtgatggtgatggtgatggggaagttgatgatggtgataatgatgatgatgatgatggtgatggtgatggtgatggtgaagttgatgatggtgataatgatgatgatggtgatggtgatggtgatggtgatggtgaagttgatgatgttgataatgatgatgatggtgatggtgatggtgaagttgatgatggtgataatgatgatgatggtgatggtgatggtgatggtgaagttgatgatggtgataatgatgatgatgatggtgataatgatgatgatgatgatgatgatgatgatgatgatgatgatgatgatgatgatgatgatgatgatgatgatgatgatgatgatggtgatggtgatgatgaagttgatgatggtgatattgatgatgatgttgaaaCAATAGAGTGTTGTGCAGCAGATATGTTAGTTGCTTTCTAACCTCCACCCACAACAGGGATCTTTCCAGTCATGGAAATGGTGACACCTTCGGATGAGATGCGTGAAATTACTTGTATATCAGTAGTGTTGATAAGGGTGGAGCTGAAAATGAATTAAAAGGCGTCAAAATATGTTGAAAACATTCTTTTTAGCTTGTTATGAGAAATCAATAAACACGCGTACAACGCATACCTGTTAGTTCCGCAGTCTTGCGGGCTTAGTCGACAATATTTGATCAGGTGATCAGTAATCACTTTCTTCAGACTTTCCTCGGTTGCGTTTGTCCACTAAAGCGTAAAAGATACTATTTTTAAATGATTTCTAACCCAACCAATGATGCATTGGGACTAAAAATATATCTTGGGGATTTTCTACTGATTACAACAAAATGCATTCCTGCAATGCATTTCGAGAAGGGCtaggagccccccccccccctcccctcaggAGATAATCGCACTTACGTTACTTGCGGGCGTCAGTTCTATCACTACACTGTCGGTCCATTTCGTTGTCGGGGTAACAAGACGTGGTGTCGGTGTCGCCAATTTCGACACCAGGACTGTCGACACCGATTCCGTGTATAAAGAACTAGACGAAACACTTGTCCTTTCGACACATGAGCTTGTTGTGACATCTACCAACGATGTCTTTGCTTGGTCGAAAGTCGATGTCGAAGGGAGGAATGGGCTTGACTTCAAATCGATGACTGACGTTGGTAAGTATTCCGTTGCCTTCACAATAGACGACTGTGGCGAATGCGTCGAATGAATCCAGGGTAGTGCCACTGAAGTCCTTATAACACTTGTGAACAACTCTTTTTCATGTGTTTTGATGGTTCTGTATATAGTAGAGTCAATATTAGTTAAACTGAATGACGAACTTAATGACGTAGCAGTGGTCGGTGCTGATGGAGATAGATGCGACGTCGAGGACGATGGTGTTTGTAGTAACATAGCGTCTGAGGTCGCAGCATACGCATGCGTAGATGTTGGTAACTGATGAACGGATGTAGTGCTTGCGGGCGTTGCTTTGATAGGTATCATTGAGGATGGAAGTAAAACTGGAAAGAAACATGAAATTAGGTAATTCTTCAGAAATCTCTTGAGAATTATAAAACGCAGCGAATTTgaaaaattttatttattatctaaAATAATACTGTGGTTTTACAATTTTGCCTCTTCATTGTGCTCTCCTTTCTTCATTGTGTATAAGTCTTTTGATAAGCGCTTTTGGAGACGTTAAGGCtcagttcaaacgtcgtattattcttgagccgtattcaatgcaaatacatgcaaataaagatgaaacaatcgaattcatttgcatgcatttgcattgattaCGGTTCTTCGTTTAATCGTTTGaaagcatttgcattgaacaCGGCTCATCGTTTAATCGTTTGaaagcatttgcattgaacaCGGCTCATCGTTTAATCGTTTGaaagcatttgcattgaacaCGGCTCATCGTTTAATCGTTTGatagcatttgcattgaacaCGGCTCATCGTTTAATCGTTTGaaagcatttgcattgaacaCGGCTCATCGTTTAATCGTTTGaaagcatttgcattgaacaCGGCTCATCGTTTAATCGTTTGaaagcatttgcattgaacaCGGCTCATCGTTTAATCGTTTGaaagcatttgcattgaacaCGGCTCATCGTTTAATCGTTTGaaagcatttgcattgaacaCGGCTCATCGTTTAATCGTTTGaaagcatttgcattgaatacggctcatcgTTTAATCGTTTGaaagcatttgcattgaacaCGGCTCATCGTTTAATCGTTTGaaagcatttgcattgaacaCGGCTCATCGTTTAATCGTTTGaaagcatttgcattgaatacggctcatcgTTTAATCGTTTGaaagcatttgcattgaatacggctcatcgTTTAATCGTTTGaaagcatttgcattgaatacggctcatcgTTTAATCGTTTGaaagcatttgcattgaatacggctcatcgTTTAATCGTTTGaaagcatttgcattgaacaCGGCTCATCGTTTAATCGTTTGaaagcatttgcattgaacaCGGCTCTTCGTTTAATCGTTTGaaagcatttgcattgaacaCGGCTCTTCGTTTAATCGTTTGaaagcatttgcattgaacaCGGCTCATCGTTTAATCGTTTGaaagcatttgcattgaacaCGGCTCATCGTTTAATCGTTTGaaagcatttgcattgaacaCGGCTCATCGTTTAATCGTTTGaaagcatttgcattgaacaCGGCTCATCGTTTAATCGTTTGaaagcatttgcattgaacaCGGCTCATCGTTTAatcgtttgaacttagcctaagaaACTGCGCAGCGGGACATGTGACCGTGCTTACATACTAAATTACGCTTAAGATTTTAGAATTCCGAGAGCTCATTTGGAGAGCATCACTTTAAGAGCCTGGCTTGAACTTTATTTCTTTTGCATtgagaaaaataacaaaaacctTGCGAATGCATAACAACCTTGACAAAATGATAAAAGAAGACCTATTTATGTACGCGTGAAAATCAGGTAAGCAGAAACTGCGAAAAAAGTATCCACGCTTAAAGAAGAAAGATGAACCAAACGGTTCATCTATCAATAtccaacattattttttttttcttcagtgTCTGAGCCCACCTTGAGTACAGTTGGATCCAGTCCATCCTTCAAGACAAAGCTTCTCCCCACTCTCCGGATCACACCCAAAGTGCCCCCCCGTGTCATTCCGGGGGGTGCactcctttttcttcttcgtACAGTTCGATACAGCATCATACCACCCTTCCCGACACACTTTGCGCCCCTGGACGTAATCACACACGTAATGCCCTTCGAGGTCGGAGTCACGTGACACGCAGTACTCGGTGCATTGTGGGATAAGGTAATTCTGGTCGCAGTAGAGTAGCACGTGGACGTTCATACATGACCGCTTACCGCATAGTCTATGGGTTGCGAACGTGGACGCGGTTTGGTCGCGGTCGGGATGACTATTGATTGCTAGGGTGTACTTGTCGACGAAATCCGGAAGCTTGCCTGCGATGTTGCTCCCATCCTCGTCCCAAACTTCGACTACAAGAGTTGCACCCTGtgacgaaataaaaaaattatgtgGGAAATTCATAGTGATAGAGAATTGGGAAACTCATTAATTAACCTGGTATATTTGAGGTTCGGAGAACAAGGATACTAGTTCTAAGAATTGTAATACAGTGAACCTAGAAAACGAAATTCTCGACataatatattaaaaaattcTCGATGAAACAATATTCTCGATACAGCTATGAAATTTTCCAGTCCCTTGTCATATCGAGCCTCCACTGTATAAGCTAAAATTTCCTAGAATTTTCTGTAACATTCCATAAAAGACTGTGGTTGAGTTTCAATTTTCCGTTTATATATACAGTTGAACCTCCAGGGTAATACCCCCGTAACCCCTACTACAAGTGGCAAATTCTAAAGCCAACTACAGTacatggggaggggggggaacAAATGATATTTTGGGACTCCACTCTTTTTTGTAAGAACGTTTAATTTTTAGtcgaggctgggccgttcttaattttgggacattttaaggctgaatatgttcttaacgatatTGTTAagtttagtgtatataagaatgtaatacccaatgaataattaggaagagaataacactaatgatcaatagcaataataaggttgttactatgagcacaatttgatgctgcattttagaacgcatcaggactaaaaaataaaaaaaattctgttatctgagcctcggcatgttagttagcatgttcttaaaatttggtgaaatctcaggctggacgtacttataaaaaaaggttcttataaaaacagTCTACATAAGTAAGTTGTCCACTACATAAGTAAGTTATAGACAATATCGCGACGCCCTTCTATTCCTCCCCCCCCTTACCTTccaaccccaccccacccccctcaccTTCCATCCTTGAAACCCATAGACCAGCGGATTCCTCAGCCCACCACCAAGATCCGCGCCGCTACCAGAAAACCGGAAGTCGTCGTCTCCGAGGGTTTTAGTGGTACCGCTGCCCAGTGAGCACTCCAGGTCCGAGTTGACAGCAGTCAGACAGAACTTGAAAAGATTATCGCACTGGTTCCATGTGCAAAAGTTTAGCGTATCGCAGCACTCGCCGTTATACAGAAGGCTGCCTGGATTCTTGTAGTCGATTAGAGTGATGCTTAATTTACCAGAAGAATCGACGGGATGctacaaaagaaaagaaatgtaaGGGTGCTCAGGCGATCGTTTACGAGCATACAGTCGTAGgtgcttcagtggtttttacccatcctgacatgcgggcttgtcgcgtagtcgcaaagccggttgacgacaacctcttgtcaaacgactgtatgGATGCGGTCACCCTGCGATATCGTGTGCGATAATATGAAGACCTCTTTGCGATCGGTTGTGACCGTACGGTCAAATTAGCTGCGAACTTGTGCAATCATTTGAAAACCAGCCTTTAACCAGTTAAACAAAGTACATATTTTTATAGTGCGTGCTTGCGTATTGCGCGCAGTTAAAAGAAAGTTAGTTATCCAGTCCcacaatatcttttttttttctggacaATAGATGCAACTGTAATTTTAGTGCCATGCATCTTGCTCTTCCATCAGGTATAAGTCGCGCGGGCGGTCCCTTGCAGATAACCGCGCGCCCGTCCTATTCAAGTGTGCAAGATAATGTCCCTCCCACCTCTTTCCTCCCTGTAGGAAGTGTGTATACGATTACAtatcaaaacaaattatcgcTAATCCCAGGTCATGGACGCATCACTGAGCGACTAAACAGGCAAGCATGAAACCTTCATCAAAACCTCATTATCGGCATGTTGGCTTATGAACACACATTCTATCACTTAGTGAATTCCGAGTTTAAAAAGATAATCAAGTTTTTAGGTCTTCCGAATAATCGCTGACAATTTTAATTGATTTCGTAACCGCATCGCTTTCGTAATTAATGTAAAACATGACCGATTAAATCTAAAACACTCATAACTAACCCCACACACTTGGCCTTTTTTACTTTGGGGTTTTATTTAACCAGTCGCAGACGAAGGGGGCACATGGGTTATGTTAACAACATCATTCATGCGTCTCATTTCTGATTCAAAGGATGACAAATTGGTTTTATCTCTGCGACTGATAACAATAGCCGAAAGGTTTTCCTAAACTTTTCTAAAAAATCAGTGTGTTGTGCGCAGACTAAAAATACAGCCGTGAGGGGAAAGAAAAGCAAATTTATCTTACGTATAAGAAAGACcttgtttttgttgtcaaTCAAAATTTCGTTGATCTTCGGCAAAAAAAGCTTTGGAGAATCATTCGAATAATCCCGGATTTTTCGGGGCCATAATTGTAATAAGAACCCTCGTTGCAAGTCAGCTGAAAAGCCccatcatatttttttttcgttgcaAACCCGGAAAGGAACCACACTTTTTATTTCCATGCCAAAAAAAGACTcgcttttttttagcttttctcAAATATGGTTTTGTTTTGCAAAGCTTTGATgtacaaagaaaaatgtagATAGTTTTGCAATGCAAACCCTTTACTGAATACCTACGAAAACCAGGCAGACTATTCCAGACTATTCCAGACATGAGCGCGTATAGGCTGGGAATTAGGTAATGTCAGGTAGATGGCAAACGGACATCTGTAGTTGTGGTTCTTTAAACTTTAGGTATAGTCTTCCATCTTTAGCAATGACTTAAAACTATCTTACTTGCCTGTCTTTCATTAAGCCACTAGAATTGATTTCCTCAAGGGCCGACATGAAGCACGCGCTAAAAACACGCACTACAAACGAACACAAACCCGACCACTTTTCACAACAAACATCGTACATTTTCAGTTAAGATGTATTGAAATGTGTGGCtttattaaaaggaaaacatCACGGATACCACTTGACACGGAAAGTAGAGATTTTTTAGGGATTTTATTATGTAATCTAAAGCGTACTGGATTTCAAGGTTCAAGAGTTGAGTTCGctcaaaaaacacaaaattagATATTCCTTACACCTCACACAAAAGTTTTATATGATCCAAAAATCTTTAAACAATTTGTAGTAGAATTCTCTACCCCTTATCACCCTTAAGTTTGCGTTTGGAGTGAATTCTTGAATAGCTCGTGGTATGAATGTCAACAATAGAAATACAATGAAAATCAGAATAAGTCTGAAACAGCTCAATAGTAACATAACCACAATAGTAGATTTGAATCTAGTCTATAACTTTATTCCTAAATTACCAATAATAATACCTACCGTTATTATTGCAAACACAATGCAGTCTAAAAGAATTTGGATCCGGGCCATTGTTTCCTGTTATTGTTCTCACATCAGTTTTTTCCGGGCTGCTATAGGATTTCCTCGTACCACCCTGGCTGTAAGGTTAATTTTTCCCATGTGGGACACGGATGGCTGTCTTGATATGTAGTGGTCCTTGTGCACGCTGTTGCTTTGCGTGTTCGCCAAATGTACAGCTTATTTGCTAACTCACTTGAGAAAGAACATGGCTGGCATAGCTTGTCAtctaaaccaacttgacttgGTAAATGAATGATGACTATAGCGCCCATAGAGGATCACGGGAGGGTACAATTTCATCTAAAACAATTTGTCGTGGTAAATGAATGATGGtgtgtagccaaatccgacaataaacgccCTGTGAAGATACCGATGagggcataaaaaaatccctctttgttctttcgggggtggcaagatttttatcaagaacttacccctcccccccccccccccccccccaaggtcCACCTTTTCGGAttccgcacccccccccccccccccaaggaaaatcctgggtaccgGGCTGACGTGTGTCGTGGTATCTAGCTGTGATTGTAGGAGGGTCAATCCCCATAGCTACGGGTGTGCACAGGATCACAAAAAGTGCTGATGATGGAAAAAATAGACATATGCCCGAGGATCGAACCTTCTCCAGATCAgacgaaaatacaaaaaaaaaaacatacttcaAGACATATGCTAAAAcgccgtatggcagctaaagctttacggctaggtTGGAGAtgtcggccccagcaccgctatctaacgaactgtacaacacaccgcgcattaatggggaggcaataactaTGAAATGACGAGTGAAATTaaatatcggggtctttttcacTTTAGCGTCTCTTGGGAGCGAGTGTATCGCTATAGCAGTGTAGTGATTTTCGTCATTACGCAAAACGCGCTGTCCCTAGGTCTGTATAATGGCCGCTTTTTGTCATCTTCTTAGTCACGCAAGCTCAGGCACGTGTATATCTCGTCTTTTATGCTAAGCAAAGTCAGTCGGGCAGGTTTCGGCTAGCGCGTCGGGCACTTTTCGCGCGACACGAGGTAGTAGCTCAGAATACGCAACGTAAATTGACCGGGTTTTCTAATCAAACAAGGAAAGCGCTTCGCTGAAATCgttgtcgccgcgaagctcggagcccATGGTACAATACCGGGGGTACGCAAACAAGGCACATCTCAGCcatattatcagaatttagTCTAACAAACCCTGTTCCTACAAATCTACGCGTAACTGAAAAGTTGTTTCATGTGCTCAGTTTTAGAAATAGACGCGCCCTGTCACCAACATTTGGTAAATTGCAAATAACCAATATCACAAAGTAAATGCGATTCGAAGAAATGCAGTTCTAACACATCTCTTAATCAATAGATGTTTCCTTATGGGGGATTCAGAGCcatagcaggccacgtaagattggggggggggggggggggcacaatacagaaacattaagaaaatattgtgggggggggcacaatacagaaacattagtaaaatattgtggggggggggggtggcacaGCCTCGCCCCTGCtgatcatttccttataattgtttaaaata is part of the Nematostella vectensis chromosome 13, jaNemVect1.1, whole genome shotgun sequence genome and encodes:
- the LOC5519463 gene encoding mucin-5AC — protein: MARIQILLDCIVFAIITHPVDSSGKLSITLIDYKNPGSLLYNGECCDTLNFCTWNQCDNLFKFCLTAVNSDLECSLGSGTTKTLGDDDFRFSGSGADLGGGLRNPLVYGFQGWKGATLVVEVWDEDGSNIAGKLPDFVDKYTLAINSHPDRDQTASTFATHRLCGKRSCMNVHVLLYCDQNYLIPQCTEYCVSRDSDLEGHYVCDYVQGRKVCREGWYDAVSNCTKKKKECTPRNDTGGHFGCDPESGEKLCLEGWTGSNCTQVLLPSSMIPIKATPASTTSVHQLPTSTHAYAATSDAMLLQTPSSSTSHLSPSAPTTATSLSSSFSLTNIDSTIYRTIKTHEKELFTSVIRTSVALPWIHSTHSPQSSIVKATEYLPTSVIDLKSSPFLPSTSTFDQAKTSLVDVTTSSCVERTSVSSSSLYTESVSTVLVSKLATPTPRLVTPTTKWTDSVVIELTPASNWTNATEESLKKVITDHLIKYCRLSPQDCGTNSSTLINTTDIQVISRISSEGVTISMTGKIPVVGGGVVSIPSVVIKTVVENNKDLIQKELGITIKSDSSSTISESVTQHVTTRLPISTVASAHVTSIPPISEEPTHHVPALNSPVPVFLIVLAGMVVLLVVAGIACYLIKRKKKFQRIHISPRSPKHKRLRDSRIPGTSVTVTQLGPDIDDGNFAVNPLFSSYTIASDNTGKDNDSNNNEDTRKTSEIIVKKNTKNFSKRGTSNVTGKNKIKRIKVTSRDSTQPRLGNKPSIPDPTIAMVPLETKTRKPSRDPTQPRLGNKPPVPDPAIPMVPLATKTRKPSRDPTQRHHGFKDAKEPARTKPQAKPANAKGLGSSEYRNGNRKVPPKATQNRKLGNKDSYTVLISDVDVSC